Proteins from a genomic interval of Haloplasma contractile SSD-17B:
- a CDS encoding UvrD-helicase domain-containing protein codes for MKLTDIQNQIINASIEGITLINGYAGVGKSTVLLKRFEQLVNRYSIEEQEIIIVVKDSLKKAVLEKCAEDLSLECNVNISTIYEVISAYLHFIDLDLFNNTIDEEQKDVLISTIYKESNSDFKTSISVDFVVNEINYIQQTILEESKDTLQNLLKKEFQRYALTSRKSSSKNVLTYKEKSFIWGIYEKFLNIVLDDNLFDEHTFFQSFLRLMSLQKNDEHLLSFRHFLIDDIQDFTPVQLSIIYKFLNQDEHSHHLMMTYDPLKSPYKIRKIDNKLIKYISNEVILSDNFRSNTAIFNLLKSSIERNPLYPDQLNYNTSSNERLNYPVVSFFHKEDVEKGSKQFDVVLERLDLFIKTFNYRLNDILLVLCDPNKMEFYKSEFLSRKINVISIDERIINSDLEGITLASKDSLRCVEFPIVFIMDMNDQLLCQSPVNRVTNISKNTADSRLFYKMISIAKDHLILNSCKSNPSYLLLPGSIDYNHLRFEVGSDFKLNTNYNIYRKSEIKTWIKEQLINNYNYKQDSFKSSDIHDLILTSDDDKKIGITLLDDKTNLEVKETFKANNFDYLMYIDEFHYMVYKFENSKLSRIKDIPVNP; via the coding sequence ATGAAATTGACAGATATACAAAATCAAATAATAAATGCTTCTATAGAGGGAATAACATTAATTAATGGATATGCAGGAGTAGGGAAGAGTACCGTGCTTCTTAAACGGTTTGAGCAACTTGTTAACAGATACTCCATTGAAGAGCAAGAAATAATAATAGTAGTTAAGGATTCTTTAAAGAAAGCAGTTTTAGAAAAATGTGCTGAAGATCTTTCATTAGAGTGTAATGTTAATATAAGTACAATCTATGAAGTGATTTCAGCCTATTTACATTTTATTGATTTAGACTTATTTAATAATACAATTGACGAAGAGCAAAAGGATGTCTTAATTTCAACTATTTATAAAGAATCTAATTCAGATTTTAAAACGTCTATATCTGTGGATTTTGTTGTAAACGAAATTAATTACATTCAACAAACAATTTTAGAAGAATCTAAAGATACATTGCAAAATTTATTAAAAAAAGAATTCCAACGATATGCATTAACTAGCAGAAAATCATCATCCAAGAATGTCTTGACTTATAAAGAGAAATCTTTTATTTGGGGTATTTATGAAAAATTTTTAAATATCGTATTAGATGATAATCTTTTTGATGAACATACGTTTTTTCAAAGTTTCCTGAGATTAATGAGTCTACAAAAAAATGATGAACATCTATTATCATTTAGACATTTTCTTATAGACGATATTCAGGATTTTACCCCTGTACAATTATCTATAATCTATAAATTCTTGAATCAAGACGAACATAGTCATCACTTAATGATGACTTATGATCCACTTAAATCTCCATATAAAATAAGGAAAATTGATAATAAGCTAATAAAATATATATCAAATGAAGTGATATTAAGTGATAACTTTAGATCGAATACAGCGATATTTAACCTACTTAAATCAAGTATAGAACGTAATCCATTGTATCCTGACCAACTCAACTATAATACGTCTTCAAATGAGCGATTGAATTATCCTGTCGTTTCGTTTTTTCATAAAGAAGATGTTGAAAAAGGTAGCAAACAATTTGATGTTGTATTAGAACGATTGGACTTATTTATTAAAACCTTTAACTATCGTTTGAATGATATCTTACTAGTTCTATGTGATCCTAATAAAATGGAGTTTTACAAAAGCGAATTTCTATCTAGAAAGATTAATGTTATTTCTATTGACGAAAGAATAATAAATTCAGATTTAGAGGGGATAACCCTTGCATCAAAAGATAGTCTAAGATGTGTTGAATTTCCAATTGTATTTATTATGGATATGAATGATCAATTGTTATGCCAGAGTCCTGTAAATAGAGTAACGAATATTTCTAAAAATACAGCAGATAGTAGATTATTTTATAAAATGATTAGTATTGCAAAGGATCACCTTATATTAAATAGTTGTAAATCAAATCCTTCTTACCTTCTCCTACCAGGGAGTATCGATTACAACCACTTACGCTTCGAAGTAGGGTCCGATTTCAAACTAAATACCAACTATAATATATATAGAAAAAGTGAAATTAAAACTTGGATAAAAGAACAACTGATTAATAACTATAATTACAAACAGGATTCGTTTAAGTCATCTGACATTCATGACTTGATTTTGACCTCTGATGATGATAAAAAAATAGGAATAACACTATTGGACGATAAGACTAATTTAGAAGTTAAAGAAACTTTCAAAGCTAATAATTTTGATTATCTAATGTATATTGATGAATTTCATTACATGGTCTATAAATTTGAAAATTCTAAACTTTCACGAATAAAAGATATACCAGTAAACCCATAA
- a CDS encoding helix-turn-helix domain-containing protein, whose protein sequence is MEIGIKIKRLRTENGLTQEELADRCEITKGFVSQIERDMTSPSIATLVDILEALGTNLSDFFGDETDEKIVFSEEDMFVKEEQDYNMVINWIVPNAQKNEMEPIIVDLKPGGHTYMDSSHKGEEFGYVLEGELELKLGRRTYKVKKGESFYYTSNKEHHIRNKTKEHAKFLWVSTPPTF, encoded by the coding sequence ATGGAAATCGGCATCAAAATAAAACGATTACGCACAGAAAACGGACTTACTCAAGAAGAACTCGCGGATCGTTGCGAAATAACAAAAGGATTTGTATCTCAGATTGAAAGAGACATGACATCGCCTTCTATCGCTACTCTAGTAGACATATTAGAAGCACTAGGAACAAATTTAAGTGATTTCTTTGGAGACGAAACGGATGAAAAAATTGTGTTTTCAGAAGAAGATATGTTTGTAAAAGAGGAACAAGATTATAACATGGTTATAAATTGGATCGTTCCAAACGCTCAAAAAAATGAAATGGAACCTATAATAGTAGATTTAAAACCAGGTGGACATACATATATGGACAGTTCTCATAAAGGAGAAGAGTTCGGTTATGTACTTGAAGGTGAACTTGAACTTAAACTTGGAAGGCGTACATACAAAGTGAAGAAGGGAGAATCCTTCTATTATACATCGAATAAAGAACACCATATTCGAAATAAAACGAAAGAACATGCCAAGTTTTTATGGGTTTCAACACCACCAACATTTTAA
- a CDS encoding Dps family protein, whose amino-acid sequence MEINLNRYFANLNTLFYNVLNYHWNVTGGLFLTLHKLYNEQYDFLFEKIDVLAEIMKSKGEFPVARFDQFKKLSDLETKESKNYKARTTIEELIKQFEFMNELTLEYGKISGDDLALVDYFTEMNQFFNKQLYFLRQFLK is encoded by the coding sequence ATGGAAATTAATTTGAACCGATACTTTGCTAATTTGAACACGCTGTTTTACAATGTGCTTAATTACCATTGGAACGTTACAGGTGGACTATTTCTAACGCTCCATAAACTATATAACGAGCAATATGATTTTTTATTTGAAAAAATCGATGTACTAGCTGAAATTATGAAAAGTAAGGGTGAATTCCCGGTTGCACGTTTTGATCAGTTTAAGAAGTTATCAGATTTAGAAACAAAGGAATCTAAAAATTATAAGGCTAGAACAACAATCGAAGAACTAATTAAGCAATTTGAGTTCATGAATGAGTTAACGCTCGAATATGGAAAAATATCAGGTGATGACTTAGCATTAGTTGATTATTTTACAGAAATGAATCAATTTTTCAATAAGCAATTATATTTCTTACGACAATTTTTGAAGTAA
- a CDS encoding asparaginase, translated as MDKKIAIIFTGGTISMKIDDDLSAAVPSLSGEEIMRHVTHLDEKAHVEINNFSALPSPFVNPEMMFDLALLIESYIERDDIDAVVVTHGTDTLEETAYFLDLRLKTEKPIVLTGSMRNGSELGYDGPSNLAAAVCAAVSDYSKNKEVLVVMNDEVFAAREVTKTHTLTLDTFQSVEFGPLGIVDHNEVIYYRNVTSPSPHIPAEEIEKNVHLLKMTAGFDKALFDYLIDYGAKGIVIEAFGRGNVPPTLVPSIKRAIGLGIKIVLVSRCPQGRVLDTYGYDGGGKMLSDLGVIFGGSLNGQKARLKLILALGYNNDYDYIKNIFENDL; from the coding sequence ATGGATAAAAAAATTGCAATAATATTTACAGGTGGTACTATTTCGATGAAGATTGACGATGATTTGTCAGCAGCAGTACCATCATTATCAGGGGAAGAAATCATGAGACACGTCACACATCTCGATGAAAAAGCACATGTAGAAATTAACAATTTTTCTGCTTTACCATCGCCCTTTGTAAACCCAGAGATGATGTTTGATTTGGCATTATTAATTGAAAGTTACATAGAACGTGATGATATTGATGCTGTTGTCGTAACACATGGTACAGATACACTAGAAGAAACTGCTTATTTTCTAGATTTAAGGTTAAAAACAGAAAAACCAATTGTTTTAACGGGATCTATGCGTAATGGATCTGAGCTTGGATATGATGGACCTAGTAATTTAGCCGCTGCAGTATGTGCAGCAGTAAGTGATTACTCAAAAAACAAAGAAGTATTAGTGGTTATGAATGATGAAGTATTTGCAGCTAGAGAGGTAACAAAAACCCATACACTAACGCTTGATACGTTTCAATCGGTTGAATTCGGACCTTTAGGGATAGTAGACCATAATGAAGTTATTTATTATAGAAATGTAACCTCACCATCACCGCATATTCCTGCAGAGGAAATTGAAAAGAATGTCCATTTATTAAAGATGACTGCAGGATTTGATAAAGCGTTGTTTGATTACTTAATTGATTACGGTGCAAAAGGAATCGTAATTGAAGCATTTGGTAGAGGTAACGTTCCCCCTACTCTAGTCCCTTCAATCAAGAGGGCTATAGGTCTTGGGATTAAGATCGTTCTTGTTTCTAGGTGTCCTCAAGGACGCGTTTTAGATACGTACGGATATGATGGTGGCGGTAAGATGCTAAGCGATTTAGGCGTTATATTTGGTGGTAGTTTAAATGGTCAAAAAGCAAGACTTAAATTAATTTTGGCACTTGGATATAACAATGATTATGATTATATTAAAAACATCTTTGAGAATGATCTATAA
- a CDS encoding MATE family efflux transporter: MMQINQYRYKHNRDFYRSLLKLAIPMGLSALLQALLNMTDTLMITKLSVEAIAAVGTANKLFFLLMLSLFGVYSGLGAFISQFWGKEDLKQLQTVYFIALIVGLAISFVFSIIAIFLPEQFVNFFVDDSEVIKLGGQYLRIIGFSYLVSSFIFGFEMVSRSTENAILPTIIAIIGIVFNIGLNFLFIFGNESLGIRALGVQGAALGTLIARSIQLLCYITYILITKDRVLWIKRSSINIEKTLVKKLISKAAPVLANEFIWSLGITFTFMAYGRLGVNAIASVQLFDTLFSLLTVFTWGIANSSTVMLGKALGEKNIEKARWYSKLFIFTAIIMGIVTSILILASIPLIDYVYNTSNFFKTLSSGDVENFEIVITNLKRLLFTVSFYMPFKLLAAVFIVGILRSGGDTVFALFTEFFGLWVYAVPIAFVLVKVTNNIGVVFMFVTFEEVIKDVICLIRYKSGKYIHNLVHEDDYLEHEDTNSNELNYV, from the coding sequence ATGATGCAAATCAATCAATATCGTTATAAACATAACCGAGATTTTTATCGAAGTTTACTAAAATTAGCTATTCCTATGGGACTTAGTGCACTTTTGCAAGCACTATTAAATATGACCGATACGCTAATGATTACTAAACTAAGTGTGGAGGCCATTGCTGCAGTAGGAACCGCAAACAAGCTGTTCTTTTTACTGATGCTTTCACTTTTTGGCGTTTACAGTGGACTCGGAGCCTTTATTTCACAATTTTGGGGCAAAGAAGATCTAAAGCAACTACAAACAGTTTATTTTATTGCACTGATTGTAGGACTTGCAATTTCATTTGTATTTTCAATTATTGCTATATTCTTACCAGAACAATTTGTTAACTTTTTTGTTGATGATTCTGAAGTAATTAAACTCGGTGGTCAATATTTAAGAATCATTGGTTTTTCTTATCTTGTATCATCCTTTATATTTGGATTTGAAATGGTATCTAGAAGCACAGAAAACGCGATCTTACCAACCATTATTGCCATTATAGGAATTGTATTTAATATTGGTCTCAACTTCTTATTTATATTTGGTAATGAGTCACTAGGTATTCGTGCTTTAGGTGTACAAGGGGCTGCCCTTGGTACCCTCATTGCTAGATCGATTCAGTTATTATGTTATATCACTTATATTTTAATTACTAAAGACCGTGTACTATGGATCAAACGGTCTTCAATCAATATTGAAAAGACATTGGTAAAGAAACTAATAAGTAAAGCCGCTCCCGTACTTGCTAACGAGTTTATTTGGTCACTAGGTATTACCTTTACCTTTATGGCCTATGGCCGACTAGGCGTAAATGCGATTGCCTCAGTTCAGCTATTCGATACATTATTCTCACTACTTACTGTATTTACTTGGGGAATTGCTAACTCATCAACCGTAATGTTAGGTAAGGCACTTGGTGAAAAAAATATTGAAAAGGCTAGATGGTACAGCAAACTATTTATATTTACCGCAATCATTATGGGAATTGTTACATCTATCTTAATTTTAGCTTCGATCCCATTAATTGATTATGTGTACAATACTTCAAACTTTTTTAAGACTTTATCATCCGGTGATGTTGAGAATTTTGAAATTGTAATTACTAATCTTAAGCGGTTATTATTTACAGTTAGTTTTTATATGCCATTTAAATTATTAGCTGCTGTCTTCATTGTTGGAATCTTGCGTTCAGGTGGCGACACAGTCTTTGCTTTATTTACAGAGTTTTTCGGTCTTTGGGTTTATGCAGTACCGATTGCCTTTGTTCTTGTAAAGGTAACAAACAATATTGGTGTTGTTTTTATGTTTGTTACCTTTGAAGAAGTCATAAAAGACGTTATTTGTCTAATTCGGTATAAATCTGGTAAATATATTCATAATCTTGTCCATGAGGATGATTACCTTGAACATGAAGACACGAATTCTAATGAATTAAATTATGTATAA
- the deoB gene encoding phosphopentomutase, with the protein MDFKRIFIIVMDSVGCGELEDAEQYGDKGANTIKHISEAVDLKLPNLKKLGYGNLTDIKGVEPVTDSIGYYTKLKELSLGKDTMTGHWEIMGLRVTEPFITFTETGFPDELIKELEEKTGRKVIGNKSASGTEIIKELGEEHMKTGDLIVYTSADSVLQIAAHEEIIPIDELYKICEIAREITLRDEWKLGRVIARPFIGPDKDNFERTANRHDYALSPYAPTVLDHLKESNYDVISLGKISDIYDGDGITESIKTKSNMDGMDLFIKELDRDFHGLCYINLVDFDAKFGHRRNPVGYGEAMMEFDKRLNEVMPKLTENDLLIITADHGNDPVHEGTDHTREYVPFLVYSKALNEPKELPIGESFADIGATVAENFNVKAPKIGKSRLGELK; encoded by the coding sequence ATGGACTTTAAACGAATATTTATTATAGTTATGGATTCAGTTGGTTGTGGTGAACTAGAAGATGCAGAGCAATACGGTGATAAAGGAGCAAATACGATTAAACATATTTCTGAAGCCGTTGATTTAAAGCTACCCAATCTGAAGAAATTAGGATATGGTAACTTAACGGATATTAAAGGTGTAGAACCAGTAACTGATTCAATTGGATACTACACAAAATTAAAAGAATTATCACTTGGTAAAGATACGATGACAGGTCATTGGGAGATTATGGGGCTTAGAGTTACTGAGCCATTTATTACATTTACCGAAACAGGATTCCCAGATGAATTAATAAAAGAATTGGAAGAGAAAACAGGTCGTAAAGTAATTGGTAATAAGTCTGCTTCAGGAACTGAGATTATTAAAGAACTTGGAGAAGAGCATATGAAGACAGGTGATCTAATTGTCTATACATCTGCTGATTCAGTATTACAGATTGCTGCACATGAGGAAATTATACCAATAGATGAACTTTATAAAATCTGTGAAATTGCACGTGAAATTACATTAAGAGATGAATGGAAACTAGGACGTGTCATAGCAAGACCGTTTATCGGACCAGATAAAGACAACTTTGAGCGTACTGCTAATCGTCATGACTATGCACTGAGTCCTTACGCTCCTACAGTATTAGATCACCTAAAAGAAAGTAATTATGATGTCATCTCATTAGGTAAAATTAGTGACATCTATGACGGTGATGGAATAACTGAATCTATTAAGACGAAATCAAATATGGACGGAATGGATCTGTTTATTAAGGAATTAGACCGCGACTTCCATGGATTATGCTATATAAATCTGGTTGATTTTGATGCAAAATTTGGTCACCGAAGAAACCCTGTAGGCTATGGTGAGGCAATGATGGAGTTTGACAAGCGCCTAAATGAAGTAATGCCTAAATTAACGGAAAATGATCTATTAATTATAACTGCTGATCATGGAAATGATCCTGTCCATGAAGGTACTGATCATACGCGTGAATATGTTCCATTCTTAGTATACAGTAAGGCATTGAACGAACCAAAAGAGCTACCTATTGGTGAATCGTTCGCAGATATCGGTGCGACTGTCGCTGAGAACTTTAACGTCAAGGCACCTAAAATCGGAAAAAGTAGACTAGGTGAGTTAAAATAA
- the xerD gene encoding site-specific tyrosine recombinase XerD yields the protein MKLGLLNYTLDDFLNYLLIERGLTKNTIESYKVDLTQYLNYLVNECEVDDLKQVKRDYIIQFITRLYDQNLKPKSIARKLSSIKSFHKYLYINFDVKPNVAVNIEQPKLEKSLPVVFSVEEVDQLLNTLDSNSTYDLRNKAMIELLYSTGLRVSELINLNLNDVHLDLGFVNFTGKGDKERIVPIGELAIESLEDYIQFSRPKLNLNNNSTTLFFGKNGTRITRQGFWKILKKQARIAEINKKISPHKLRHSFATHLLQNGVDIRFVQELLGHSDVSTTQIYTHINKKRLNEILNQYHPRSQK from the coding sequence ATGAAGTTGGGATTATTAAACTATACACTTGACGACTTTCTTAATTACCTACTGATTGAACGAGGATTAACCAAAAATACAATAGAGTCTTATAAAGTCGATTTAACGCAATATCTAAACTATTTAGTGAATGAGTGTGAAGTTGATGATTTAAAGCAAGTAAAACGGGATTATATCATCCAGTTTATCACAAGGTTATATGATCAGAATTTAAAACCTAAGTCCATTGCTAGGAAACTATCATCTATTAAAAGTTTTCATAAATACCTGTATATTAATTTTGATGTTAAACCAAATGTAGCAGTTAATATTGAACAACCTAAACTAGAAAAGAGTCTACCTGTAGTTTTTTCTGTTGAAGAAGTCGATCAGCTACTTAACACTTTAGATAGTAACTCTACCTATGATTTAAGAAATAAAGCAATGATTGAGTTATTATATTCGACAGGACTCCGTGTCAGCGAATTAATTAATCTTAATTTAAATGATGTTCACTTAGATTTAGGTTTTGTGAACTTTACTGGGAAAGGTGATAAGGAACGGATTGTGCCTATTGGAGAATTAGCAATCGAAAGCTTAGAAGATTACATTCAATTTTCTAGACCTAAATTAAACCTCAATAACAATTCAACTACTTTATTCTTTGGTAAAAATGGTACAAGAATTACAAGACAAGGATTTTGGAAAATTTTGAAAAAGCAAGCACGAATCGCTGAAATCAATAAAAAAATATCACCGCATAAATTACGTCATTCATTCGCTACTCATTTACTTCAGAATGGAGTAGATATAAGGTTTGTTCAAGAACTTTTGGGTCATTCGGATGTATCAACTACTCAGATCTATACACATATTAATAAAAAGCGTTTGAATGAAATATTGAACCAGTATCATCCAAGATCTCAAAAATAA
- a CDS encoding Fur family transcriptional regulator, with protein sequence MANLDDYIKILKEHKAKVTPQRKEILQIFLNDLEHHFTADEICKALSGSSTGQATVYRTLELFIKIGILKKVNFHNEEFARYDLIDVKKKHFHHHIVCAKCNKVIEVREDLLEDLEKTIEEKYGFKIVDHELLLRGECVRCKDCGKGIPCSECEHYNEDEMDE encoded by the coding sequence ATGGCAAATTTAGATGATTACATAAAAATACTAAAAGAACATAAGGCAAAGGTAACACCGCAACGAAAAGAAATCTTACAAATCTTTTTGAATGACCTTGAACATCATTTTACTGCAGACGAGATATGCAAAGCATTGAGTGGATCAAGTACAGGACAGGCTACTGTTTACCGAACACTTGAACTTTTTATAAAGATTGGAATACTAAAGAAAGTAAACTTTCATAATGAGGAGTTTGCTCGCTACGATTTAATTGATGTTAAAAAGAAACACTTTCATCACCACATCGTTTGCGCAAAATGTAATAAAGTAATTGAGGTTCGAGAAGACTTATTAGAAGATTTAGAAAAAACAATCGAAGAGAAATATGGCTTTAAAATCGTTGATCATGAACTATTACTAAGAGGAGAATGTGTTCGATGTAAAGATTGTGGTAAAGGCATTCCTTGTAGTGAATGCGAGCATTATAATGAAGATGAAATGGATGAATAG
- a CDS encoding stage II sporulation protein M, which yields MAKKKRKLKLNINQHVLLFIVFIFIIGVIFGTIYSHRLENNGVLNIVNDIQMIIYNVDSDHALTILLKSFGSHFIYLFLIWVLALTLIGIPLIVFMVFFIGFIYGFVISFFIIEMGTKGITFALIYTFPQNLIILPLTIYVSYSAITCSVNIYYLIYKTTSRKQLKNTINAYFNILLFAIVTLVLYSLIVLIVNPYLLNSLKLYF from the coding sequence ATGGCGAAAAAAAAACGAAAACTAAAGCTTAATATCAACCAGCATGTTTTACTCTTTATTGTATTCATTTTTATTATTGGAGTCATCTTTGGTACGATTTATTCCCACCGTTTGGAGAATAATGGCGTATTAAATATAGTCAATGATATACAGATGATAATCTATAATGTTGATAGTGATCATGCACTTACCATACTACTTAAAAGCTTTGGTTCCCACTTTATTTATCTTTTTTTAATCTGGGTTTTAGCCCTTACTTTAATTGGGATTCCTCTTATCGTGTTTATGGTTTTTTTCATTGGGTTTATATATGGGTTTGTTATCTCATTCTTTATTATCGAGATGGGAACAAAAGGAATTACATTCGCACTAATTTATACGTTCCCTCAAAACCTAATCATTTTACCCCTTACCATATACGTAAGTTATAGTGCCATTACGTGTTCTGTTAACATTTACTACCTGATTTACAAGACAACATCCAGAAAACAATTAAAAAATACAATTAATGCTTACTTTAATATTTTATTGTTTGCTATTGTAACATTAGTTTTATATTCATTAATCGTGTTAATTGTAAATCCATATTTATTAAATAGCTTAAAGTTATATTTTTAA
- a CDS encoding NUDIX hydrolase has product MKETQLKRNVIYNSSFLQVYEDDVDIDGKQAKRVVVDHSGAVSIIAINNEEKLILVRQFRYPVDQYTYETPAGKLDKNISIEETAHEELEEETGYRTDSLKLIGEYYTAVGFCNEKMHVFFTDQLEKVENPKACDDDEYIDLVAITLVEAKELIQKGLICDYKTLHAVMIYEDYLKKRQ; this is encoded by the coding sequence ATGAAAGAAACACAATTAAAACGAAATGTGATTTATAATTCTTCTTTTTTGCAGGTCTACGAAGACGATGTTGATATTGATGGAAAACAGGCCAAACGAGTCGTTGTTGACCATTCTGGCGCTGTAAGTATTATTGCAATAAATAATGAAGAAAAATTGATATTAGTCAGACAATTTAGATATCCTGTTGATCAATATACCTATGAAACTCCAGCTGGAAAATTGGATAAAAATATTTCAATTGAGGAAACTGCCCACGAAGAATTAGAAGAGGAGACCGGATATAGAACTGATTCATTAAAATTAATTGGTGAATACTATACCGCTGTTGGTTTCTGCAATGAAAAAATGCATGTATTTTTTACTGATCAGCTAGAGAAAGTAGAAAATCCTAAAGCATGTGATGATGACGAATATATAGATTTAGTCGCTATTACACTTGTTGAAGCAAAAGAGCTGATTCAAAAAGGACTAATTTGTGATTATAAAACACTGCATGCAGTTATGATTTATGAAGATTACTTGAAAAAGAGACAATGA
- a CDS encoding SDR family NAD(P)-dependent oxidoreductase has product MNYTIITGATSGIGKELAFKYASNGFNLILIARRSKVLDTIKRRLQGKYNVSIAYVSCDLSSLEDTIKVFKQLNETYSIECLINNAGIAFFKPVGEIELSELTIETNLNVNVPILTTKLCVGNLREHNGSVINICSILSYLPNAGASVYVATKHALLGFSNSLRLEEPGLHVLTVHPITVKTNFFNNDSYLKQKRILDAKNVAHAIFKSHQKRKRHLHLPKSIPFLRSVYVLMPRLIDLLNKRFYSKK; this is encoded by the coding sequence ATGAATTATACGATTATAACTGGTGCCACAAGTGGTATTGGAAAAGAACTTGCATTTAAATACGCTAGTAACGGCTTTAATTTGATTTTAATAGCTAGGCGCAGTAAAGTGTTAGATACTATTAAAAGACGCTTACAGGGCAAATATAACGTTTCAATCGCATATGTGTCATGTGACTTGTCCTCTTTAGAAGATACAATAAAGGTTTTTAAACAATTAAATGAAACCTATTCAATTGAGTGCTTAATTAATAACGCGGGAATTGCTTTTTTTAAGCCGGTAGGAGAAATTGAACTTAGTGAATTAACAATTGAAACAAATTTAAATGTGAATGTTCCAATTCTTACAACTAAGTTATGCGTAGGTAATCTTAGAGAACACAATGGATCAGTAATCAACATTTGCTCAATTTTAAGTTATCTTCCTAATGCCGGTGCGAGTGTTTATGTAGCTACAAAACATGCTTTATTGGGGTTTTCTAATTCATTAAGGCTAGAAGAACCTGGTCTTCATGTGTTAACCGTTCATCCAATAACTGTCAAGACTAACTTTTTTAATAATGACAGTTACTTAAAACAAAAACGTATTCTAGATGCAAAGAATGTTGCACATGCAATTTTTAAATCCCATCAAAAGCGTAAACGACATCTGCATTTGCCTAAATCAATTCCTTTTTTAAGAAGTGTATATGTTTTGATGCCAAGACTCATCGACCTATTGAACAAGCGCTTTTATTCCAAAAAATAA